A part of Alphaproteobacteria bacterium genomic DNA contains:
- a CDS encoding MCE family protein, translating to METKAFYFRVGIFVFSGFLGVVMFLFWLGGESLEDTRVPYDVYFRGSVNGLALGGPVKFKGLTVGSTEDISIPKDNSDTIKVRVMIEPEVPIKEDSFAQLEMQGITGGSYIEISGGSKDSPRLKTSPYDVAMIKTNPSSIESFFDNLPQIMAHFSELTTRLNKVFSDENVEQLSQVFLHLNSVSQNAGQILLDSKQPLQSFTQHTLPEIHALTIELRDMTKSIKGVADSLEENKGDFFFGHPTYKGVKLD from the coding sequence ATGGAAACGAAAGCATTTTATTTTCGCGTGGGAATCTTTGTGTTTTCAGGATTTTTAGGGGTTGTTATGTTCCTTTTTTGGCTTGGTGGCGAGTCTCTTGAAGATACGCGCGTGCCTTACGATGTTTATTTCAGAGGGTCCGTTAATGGTCTTGCTTTGGGAGGACCAGTTAAATTTAAAGGGCTTACAGTGGGTTCGACTGAAGATATTTCGATTCCAAAAGATAATTCAGATACGATTAAAGTGCGTGTTATGATAGAACCGGAAGTGCCAATCAAAGAAGATTCATTTGCACAGCTTGAAATGCAAGGAATTACAGGCGGTAGCTATATTGAAATTTCTGGTGGTTCTAAAGATTCCCCTCGCCTTAAAACATCTCCTTATGATGTTGCAATGATTAAAACGAATCCATCATCAATTGAGTCTTTTTTTGATAATTTGCCGCAGATTATGGCTCACTTCTCAGAGTTAACCACAAGGTTAAATAAGGTCTTTAGCGATGAAAATGTTGAACAACTTTCGCAAGTTTTTCTGCATTTAAATTCAGTCAGCCAAAATGCTGGGCAAATTTTGTTAGATAGTAAACAACCCTTGCAGAGTTTTACACAGCATACTTTGCCTGAAATTCACGCTTTAACAATTGAATTACGTGATATGACCAAAAGCATTAAAGGCGTTGCAGATAGTCTTGAAGAGAATAAAGGTGATTTTTTCTTTGGGCATCCAACTTATAAAGGGGTGAAACTTGATTAA